The Bombus fervidus isolate BK054 chromosome 6, iyBomFerv1, whole genome shotgun sequence genome contains a region encoding:
- the LOC139988322 gene encoding 5'-3' exonuclease PLD3 isoform X3, translating to MYNYTVSENARLELNPSKYVSSGGRNSGSGGGSGASTANGNTTAPDDDFELWDYSGFMFRSDTDDPIAKLVWASAEGWCRPSCIPITIILILIVLVVLLPLLDHAAGKYASNDTNFDFDMSCMNGCNLSFVETLPIGMNYANNTVFLDNTYDSWIKLISLAREKIEIASFYWTMRREDVYPDDSAKRGEEVFHLLLQAGRDRNILLKITQNIPSQIRPNVDTEVLTKKANAKVKSLNFAGLLGGGVLHTKLWLVDRTHLYIGSANMDWRSLSQVKELGLMALNCSCLANDFAKIFDVYWTVGNDGKIPSVWPDYLNTRINLKNPMNFTFMNNKYKTFVASSPPLFSPKGRTSDVDAILYCIEKAEKFIYISVMDYFPLTIYTAKIKYWPIIDDALRKAAIERKVHIRLLISSWKHMKKSEVFFLKSLMELTDSYAGVKIEVRKFIVPTNPDLDKIPFSRVNHNKYMVTDVTAYIGTSNWSGDYFINTAGIGTVFETIGDQTSENLRQQLENIFHRDWYSEYSYALNESIPFMKRSTNTIEDYYLRSSRHTLA from the exons ATGTACAATTAC ACAGTTTCTGAGAATGCCAGATTAGAATTGAATCCATCAAAGTATGTCAGCAGTGGTGGTAGGAATAGTGGTTCTGGTGGTGGATCTGGTGCCAGTACAGCTAACGGTAATACCACCGCTCCTGACGATGATTTCGAATTGTGGGATTATTCCGGTTTTATGTTCAGAAGCGATACTGATGATCCAATTGCGAAGTTAGT ATGGGCAAGTGCAGAAGGATGGTGCAGACCAAGTTGCATTCCAATTACAATCATACTAATTTTGATAGTGCTGGTTGTTTTATTGCCATTATTAGATCATGCAGCGGGTAAATACGCGTCGAACGACACGAATTTCGATTTCGACATGAGTTGCATGAATGGCTGTAATTTATCTTTCGTGGAAACTCTGCCAATCGGCATGAATTACGCGAATAACACCGTTTTTCTCGACAACACTTACGACTCTTGGATCAAATTGATTTCCTTGGCGCgggaaaagatagaaatagcATCGTTTTATTGGACTATGAGGAGGGAAGATGTATATCCAGACGATAGTGCGAAACGG GGTGAAGAAGTTTTCCATTTGCTTCTCCAAGCGGGCAGAGATCGGAATATTTTACTGAAGATAACGCAAAATATACCGTCGCAAATAAGACCGAACGTCGATACGGAAGTGTTGACGAAAAAAGCAAACGCTAAG GTCAaaagtttaaattttgctGGATTGCTCGGTGGAGGAGTACTTCATACGAAATTATGGCTCGTTGACAGAACGCATTTATATATTGGTTCTGCGAATATGGATTGGCGGTCGCTCTCGCAGGTGAAGGAACTTGGTTTAATGGCTTTAAATTGCAGTTGCTTGGCAAACGATTTTGCCAAGATATTCGAC GTTTATTGGACAGTAGGCAACGATGGTAAAATACCTTCTGTTTGGCCGGATTATCTTAACACGAGGATTAATTTAAAGAATCCGATGAACTTTacatttatgaataataaGTATAAAACATTTGTTGCG AGTTCACCTCCGCTATTTTCGCCAAAGGGTAGAACGAGTGACGTGGATGCTATTCTTTATTGTATCGAAAAAGctgagaaatttatttatatctcagTAATGGATTATTTTCCACTAACTATATATACAGCGAAAATCAA ATATTGGCCGATAATAGATGATGCACTGAGAAAGGCAGCTATCGAACGTAAAGTACACATACGATTATTGATATCGTCGTGGAAGCATATGAAGAAATCAGAGGTTTTCTTTTTGAAATCGCTCATGGAACTAACAGATAGTTATGCGGGTGTGAAAATTGAAGTG AGAAAATTCATAGTTCCTACGAACCCTGATTTGGACAAAATACCGTTTTCAAGGGTAAATCACAATAAATATATGGTGACTGATGTAACAGCGTATATAGGAACAAGCAACTGGTCTGgcgattattttataaatacagcag GTATAGGTACGGTATTCGAGACTATCGGCGATCAGACTTCGGAAAATCTTAGACAgcaattggaaaatatttttcatcgcgATTGGTATTCTGAATATTCTTATGCTTTAAACGAAAGTATACCATTTATGAAACGATCGACAAATACCATCGAAGACTACTACCTACGATCATCACGTCACACATTAGCGTGA
- the LOC139988322 gene encoding 5'-3' exonuclease PLD3 isoform X1 — protein MRMSFFAWKGSNRSENTEHGRHNLQDGLFQIASQACHILVQVNNTHNVSYGGNNNVRNIAYSKCSGNDEDSIRHTASSTSKPSTSTVKSYTKYMKEQGKDQDVVVLLPRRKSRKPLVKHKLSTVSENARLELNPSKYVSSGGRNSGSGGGSGASTANGNTTAPDDDFELWDYSGFMFRSDTDDPIAKLVWASAEGWCRPSCIPITIILILIVLVVLLPLLDHAAGKYASNDTNFDFDMSCMNGCNLSFVETLPIGMNYANNTVFLDNTYDSWIKLISLAREKIEIASFYWTMRREDVYPDDSAKRGEEVFHLLLQAGRDRNILLKITQNIPSQIRPNVDTEVLTKKANAKVKSLNFAGLLGGGVLHTKLWLVDRTHLYIGSANMDWRSLSQVKELGLMALNCSCLANDFAKIFDVYWTVGNDGKIPSVWPDYLNTRINLKNPMNFTFMNNKYKTFVASSPPLFSPKGRTSDVDAILYCIEKAEKFIYISVMDYFPLTIYTAKIKYWPIIDDALRKAAIERKVHIRLLISSWKHMKKSEVFFLKSLMELTDSYAGVKIEVRKFIVPTNPDLDKIPFSRVNHNKYMVTDVTAYIGTSNWSGDYFINTAGIGTVFETIGDQTSENLRQQLENIFHRDWYSEYSYALNESIPFMKRSTNTIEDYYLRSSRHTLA, from the exons ATGAGGATGTCTTTCTTCGCTTGGAAAGGGAGCAATCGTTCCGAAAATACCGAACACGGTAGACACAATTTACAAGATGGTCTTTTTCAAATTGCATCTCAAGCTTGTCACATATTAGTACAA GTGAACAACACGCACAACGTTTCGTACGGTGGAAACAATAATGTAAGGAATATCGCATATTCGAAATGTTCCGGCAATGACGAAGATTCGATACGTCATACAGCTTCTTCCACGAGTAAACCCAGTACTTCCACGGTTAAGTCTTATACGAAGTACATGAAAGAACAAGGCAAGGATCAGGATGTAGTCGTTTTATTGCCACGTCGTAAGAGCAGAAAGCCTCTTGTTAAGCACAAATTATCC ACAGTTTCTGAGAATGCCAGATTAGAATTGAATCCATCAAAGTATGTCAGCAGTGGTGGTAGGAATAGTGGTTCTGGTGGTGGATCTGGTGCCAGTACAGCTAACGGTAATACCACCGCTCCTGACGATGATTTCGAATTGTGGGATTATTCCGGTTTTATGTTCAGAAGCGATACTGATGATCCAATTGCGAAGTTAGT ATGGGCAAGTGCAGAAGGATGGTGCAGACCAAGTTGCATTCCAATTACAATCATACTAATTTTGATAGTGCTGGTTGTTTTATTGCCATTATTAGATCATGCAGCGGGTAAATACGCGTCGAACGACACGAATTTCGATTTCGACATGAGTTGCATGAATGGCTGTAATTTATCTTTCGTGGAAACTCTGCCAATCGGCATGAATTACGCGAATAACACCGTTTTTCTCGACAACACTTACGACTCTTGGATCAAATTGATTTCCTTGGCGCgggaaaagatagaaatagcATCGTTTTATTGGACTATGAGGAGGGAAGATGTATATCCAGACGATAGTGCGAAACGG GGTGAAGAAGTTTTCCATTTGCTTCTCCAAGCGGGCAGAGATCGGAATATTTTACTGAAGATAACGCAAAATATACCGTCGCAAATAAGACCGAACGTCGATACGGAAGTGTTGACGAAAAAAGCAAACGCTAAG GTCAaaagtttaaattttgctGGATTGCTCGGTGGAGGAGTACTTCATACGAAATTATGGCTCGTTGACAGAACGCATTTATATATTGGTTCTGCGAATATGGATTGGCGGTCGCTCTCGCAGGTGAAGGAACTTGGTTTAATGGCTTTAAATTGCAGTTGCTTGGCAAACGATTTTGCCAAGATATTCGAC GTTTATTGGACAGTAGGCAACGATGGTAAAATACCTTCTGTTTGGCCGGATTATCTTAACACGAGGATTAATTTAAAGAATCCGATGAACTTTacatttatgaataataaGTATAAAACATTTGTTGCG AGTTCACCTCCGCTATTTTCGCCAAAGGGTAGAACGAGTGACGTGGATGCTATTCTTTATTGTATCGAAAAAGctgagaaatttatttatatctcagTAATGGATTATTTTCCACTAACTATATATACAGCGAAAATCAA ATATTGGCCGATAATAGATGATGCACTGAGAAAGGCAGCTATCGAACGTAAAGTACACATACGATTATTGATATCGTCGTGGAAGCATATGAAGAAATCAGAGGTTTTCTTTTTGAAATCGCTCATGGAACTAACAGATAGTTATGCGGGTGTGAAAATTGAAGTG AGAAAATTCATAGTTCCTACGAACCCTGATTTGGACAAAATACCGTTTTCAAGGGTAAATCACAATAAATATATGGTGACTGATGTAACAGCGTATATAGGAACAAGCAACTGGTCTGgcgattattttataaatacagcag GTATAGGTACGGTATTCGAGACTATCGGCGATCAGACTTCGGAAAATCTTAGACAgcaattggaaaatatttttcatcgcgATTGGTATTCTGAATATTCTTATGCTTTAAACGAAAGTATACCATTTATGAAACGATCGACAAATACCATCGAAGACTACTACCTACGATCATCACGTCACACATTAGCGTGA
- the LOC139988322 gene encoding 5'-3' exonuclease PLD3 isoform X2 has protein sequence MRMSFFAWKGSNRSENTEHGRHNLQDGLFQIASQACHILVQVNNTHNVSYGGNNNVRNIAYSKCSGNDEDSIRHTASSTSKPSTSTVKSYTKYMKEQGKDQDVVVLLPRRKSRKPLVKHKLSTVSENARLELNPSKYVSSGGRNSGSGGGSGASTANGNTTAPDDDFELWDYSGFMFRSDTDDPIAKLVWASAEGWCRPSCIPITIILILIVLVVLLPLLDHAAGKYASNDTNFDFDMSCMNGCNLSFVETLPIGMNYANNTVFLDNTYDSWIKLISLAREKIEIASFYWTMRREDVYPDDSAKRGEEVFHLLLQAGRDRNILLKITQNIPSQIRPNVDTEVLTKKANAKVKSLNFAGLLGGGVLHTKLWLVDRTHLYIGSANMDWRSLSQVKELGLMALNCSCLANDFAKIFDVYWTVGNDGKIPSVWPDYLNTRINLKNPMNFTFMNNKYKTFVASSPPLFSPKGRTSDVDAILYCIEKAEKFIYISVMDYFPLTIYTAKIKYWPIIDDALRKAAIERKVHIRLLISSWKHMKKSEVFFLKSLMELTDSYAGVKIEVRKFIVPTNPDLDKIPFSRVNHNKYMVTDVTAYIGTSNWSGDYFINTAGTVFETIGDQTSENLRQQLENIFHRDWYSEYSYALNESIPFMKRSTNTIEDYYLRSSRHTLA, from the exons ATGAGGATGTCTTTCTTCGCTTGGAAAGGGAGCAATCGTTCCGAAAATACCGAACACGGTAGACACAATTTACAAGATGGTCTTTTTCAAATTGCATCTCAAGCTTGTCACATATTAGTACAA GTGAACAACACGCACAACGTTTCGTACGGTGGAAACAATAATGTAAGGAATATCGCATATTCGAAATGTTCCGGCAATGACGAAGATTCGATACGTCATACAGCTTCTTCCACGAGTAAACCCAGTACTTCCACGGTTAAGTCTTATACGAAGTACATGAAAGAACAAGGCAAGGATCAGGATGTAGTCGTTTTATTGCCACGTCGTAAGAGCAGAAAGCCTCTTGTTAAGCACAAATTATCC ACAGTTTCTGAGAATGCCAGATTAGAATTGAATCCATCAAAGTATGTCAGCAGTGGTGGTAGGAATAGTGGTTCTGGTGGTGGATCTGGTGCCAGTACAGCTAACGGTAATACCACCGCTCCTGACGATGATTTCGAATTGTGGGATTATTCCGGTTTTATGTTCAGAAGCGATACTGATGATCCAATTGCGAAGTTAGT ATGGGCAAGTGCAGAAGGATGGTGCAGACCAAGTTGCATTCCAATTACAATCATACTAATTTTGATAGTGCTGGTTGTTTTATTGCCATTATTAGATCATGCAGCGGGTAAATACGCGTCGAACGACACGAATTTCGATTTCGACATGAGTTGCATGAATGGCTGTAATTTATCTTTCGTGGAAACTCTGCCAATCGGCATGAATTACGCGAATAACACCGTTTTTCTCGACAACACTTACGACTCTTGGATCAAATTGATTTCCTTGGCGCgggaaaagatagaaatagcATCGTTTTATTGGACTATGAGGAGGGAAGATGTATATCCAGACGATAGTGCGAAACGG GGTGAAGAAGTTTTCCATTTGCTTCTCCAAGCGGGCAGAGATCGGAATATTTTACTGAAGATAACGCAAAATATACCGTCGCAAATAAGACCGAACGTCGATACGGAAGTGTTGACGAAAAAAGCAAACGCTAAG GTCAaaagtttaaattttgctGGATTGCTCGGTGGAGGAGTACTTCATACGAAATTATGGCTCGTTGACAGAACGCATTTATATATTGGTTCTGCGAATATGGATTGGCGGTCGCTCTCGCAGGTGAAGGAACTTGGTTTAATGGCTTTAAATTGCAGTTGCTTGGCAAACGATTTTGCCAAGATATTCGAC GTTTATTGGACAGTAGGCAACGATGGTAAAATACCTTCTGTTTGGCCGGATTATCTTAACACGAGGATTAATTTAAAGAATCCGATGAACTTTacatttatgaataataaGTATAAAACATTTGTTGCG AGTTCACCTCCGCTATTTTCGCCAAAGGGTAGAACGAGTGACGTGGATGCTATTCTTTATTGTATCGAAAAAGctgagaaatttatttatatctcagTAATGGATTATTTTCCACTAACTATATATACAGCGAAAATCAA ATATTGGCCGATAATAGATGATGCACTGAGAAAGGCAGCTATCGAACGTAAAGTACACATACGATTATTGATATCGTCGTGGAAGCATATGAAGAAATCAGAGGTTTTCTTTTTGAAATCGCTCATGGAACTAACAGATAGTTATGCGGGTGTGAAAATTGAAGTG AGAAAATTCATAGTTCCTACGAACCCTGATTTGGACAAAATACCGTTTTCAAGGGTAAATCACAATAAATATATGGTGACTGATGTAACAGCGTATATAGGAACAAGCAACTGGTCTGgcgattattttataaatacagcag GTACGGTATTCGAGACTATCGGCGATCAGACTTCGGAAAATCTTAGACAgcaattggaaaatatttttcatcgcgATTGGTATTCTGAATATTCTTATGCTTTAAACGAAAGTATACCATTTATGAAACGATCGACAAATACCATCGAAGACTACTACCTACGATCATCACGTCACACATTAGCGTGA